The Candidatus Hydrogenedentota bacterium genome window below encodes:
- a CDS encoding DUF362 domain-containing protein has protein sequence MVHQTRRAFLGNSAKAGGALALAQMGGLPAFAQDAPPNMSIAKWAGDPVADADTAAFAAMAVKLTEQAINGVGGMGRFVKKDDVVWIKPNMAWDRSPEMAANTNPDVVATLVKLCLNAGAKTVKVGDNPCVPAEKAYASSGIEAAAKSAGAEVIYLDENRVRKMALQGEYLTEWEVYPEIVETDLVINCPIAKHHGLTQATLCMKNYMGVVGGRRNAWHQALPACLTDITRFMKPQLCLLDAVRILTANGPQSSQIADVARKDTIAVSTDIVALEAFGVELLGNRPEAQQIAAKAGAAGLGNPDYKALNPKEIAVS, from the coding sequence ATGGTTCACCAGACGCGTAGAGCATTTCTTGGAAACAGCGCAAAAGCCGGCGGCGCTTTGGCGCTCGCTCAGATGGGCGGGCTTCCCGCTTTCGCGCAGGACGCCCCCCCGAATATGTCCATCGCGAAATGGGCTGGAGACCCCGTCGCTGACGCGGACACCGCCGCATTCGCCGCCATGGCCGTCAAGCTCACGGAACAGGCGATCAACGGCGTGGGCGGCATGGGCCGGTTCGTTAAGAAGGACGACGTGGTATGGATCAAACCCAATATGGCGTGGGACCGGTCGCCCGAGATGGCCGCCAACACGAATCCCGACGTGGTGGCCACCTTGGTGAAGCTTTGTCTGAATGCCGGGGCCAAGACCGTGAAGGTCGGCGACAATCCCTGCGTCCCCGCGGAGAAGGCTTATGCCAGCAGCGGGATCGAAGCCGCGGCGAAAAGCGCCGGCGCCGAGGTCATATACCTCGACGAGAACCGTGTCCGGAAAATGGCCCTCCAGGGAGAATACCTCACCGAGTGGGAGGTGTATCCCGAGATCGTTGAAACCGATCTCGTCATCAACTGCCCGATAGCCAAGCATCACGGCCTCACCCAGGCCACGCTCTGCATGAAGAACTACATGGGGGTTGTCGGCGGGCGCCGCAACGCCTGGCACCAGGCGTTACCCGCATGTCTCACCGATATCACCCGTTTCATGAAACCCCAGCTCTGCCTGCTTGACGCCGTACGCATTCTCACGGCGAACGGCCCCCAGAGTTCGCAAATCGCCGACGTTGCGCGCAAGGACACCATTGCCGTCAGCACCGACATTGTCGCACTCGAGGCCTTCGGCGTCGAACTGCTCGGCAACCGGCCAGAAGCCCAGCAGATCGCCGCCAAGGCCGGCGCGGCGGGACTCGGAAACCCTGACTACAAGGCGCTGAACCCGAAAGAGATTGCTGTATCGTGA